The sequence below is a genomic window from Marmota flaviventris isolate mMarFla1 chromosome 9, mMarFla1.hap1, whole genome shotgun sequence.
ATCCCCAAACTTGGTTGTTCTATATTTACATCTTGCAAGCAGACTATGTAAATATTGTaactttaattttctattaaaaatttatttgaaaattttctattctGTTGCTTTGACTCTCATGGATTTGGTGCTTTTTCAAATAAACAGTAGAAAACACTtgttaattttcacaaaaatacttTTGAATAAGGAAACATTAAATCTATCAATAAATTTAAGATTGAATTTTATACATAGTTCAACATTCAGTTGATAGTgttgatatttattaaataattctgCATTCTGtcataagttatttttatatcattttgttaTATGCATACTTATAGGATTTTGATAAAGTTCATATGTTAAATTCTCAGGAAGAGGAAACTGGATTTCAGGGAATATCTGCATCAACTCAATAGCACATAGATAATTAGAATCAGAGCTGGCCGTAGGTCCTATCATCAGTTGGCTTTTCCACTGAGGGATCATTTGTTTAAACAAGGGCCCAAGTTACTTCATGTCATCATTTCCATTATGTTATTCATTGTTATAGTTCTATTCGCCTgcttattttggaagaaaaaaattagcttGTTGCTTTTCTATCCCAGAAAAGAATCAGTGTTTTTCTCCTTGGGGCATACCTGTGGACATTAAAAGGCTCAAGCAGTTAGTACTAGAGTCCAAATGTACAGTGTTCATACTAATCTATACCTGAGAGAGGGGTTCATTTCACTGGTAAGCTAAAAGACATTTCatccttagaaaatattttagaagctaTCATCTTGAATCTGAAACTAATGTATAAACTTGAAGAGTTAAATCCGAGAGAAGGGGGATTCTAGTTAATTCAAAGTTGTATTAGAAATTGAAGAGTAAGCCTTCCAGTGAATTTAACAGAGAAAAATAGGAAGGACTCTCTCCATATTTCAATCAATAGGACTGTAAATTAGAAATTTACTTTTACTTTCATGATTAAAGATAACAGAAGACATGCAGTAGAATAATagaccatatttaaaatataggaaaaataattagaTGGATAAAAAACTCTCAACCAGCCATTGAGGACATTTCATTTTGGAATTGTTGTTTTCTCCAAATGGAGAGAAAccaatttaaacttattttaggAGTTAGCCAATTGATTTAGAAGCCATTGagtgttttaaaaagaattgtggtttatttaaacttaattcctttaaaagaaaaatttaaataagcaaaGGCCCtaccttttattatttctagTGGATGATATCTGCGGAGTTAGGACATGTCACATTGACTATAACAGGGTTATATAGAAATAGTTCAGAATGTGGAGTCAGAGGGATGTGACCTGGAGTCCTGGCTCTACTAAAAACTGTGTGACTAACAACTCTTCCAGATTAGGTGGGCCTTAGTTTTCTTGTCCACATAAGGACACTGGGTTGTTTAGATTTTAAGTTGCTGGGTGGATGGAATAAGATAATGTACACTAAATGTGTAACCCCATGTAAACATGAAATCCAAATATGTGGCTGTTGCTATCGTaacttttcatttcatattgTAACTTGACATTGTTAGTGATGTTGTTCTTGTGGGGTTCTGATTTATGATTTTTGACAATAAAACTtgaactgattttattttcatttttcagttagGACATACTATGTGAAAATGAAAGATCTATACTTGGGTCTTTCTAGCctctctctattaaaaaaaactagtCATAAATGccaccatttttaattttctaaaatctttATTAAGAAGAATGCTGTTTGAAGAGTAGCTTGGATAAAGCAACTAAACCTCATGTTATTTCTCTGCCATTCCTCCATTTAAACTGTGAAGTATATGAATCCTCTAATGGGACAtggtttgaaataaaataaataatccacaAACTACTCTCTTATTCCACAGATAAGATCAAACCTATCAGATGATCCCAGAACATTATACAGACAAGAGTATAAGGTAAATTAAGTAGACATACTATTGTTTTATTGACATGGCTATAAGTAGAAGAGTGACAGTGTCAAATCACCAATGTGTGTATAATTTAGAAGACAAACCTTGCTTCTGGTTTTCAAAGCTTCATTAAAAAATTTGATTATATATCTCTCAATTTATTTTGTCatctaaataaaatttggaattcATATCTCACATCTGTGCTTTCTTCACACATAATTAAAACTTCAGGTATTCAAACGAGCTATGTATGAGAATTTTGTCCAAACTTAGTTACACTAGAAAGTCACTAGGCTCTAAATCTTTAATTATAGGTCTTTACAGTCCAAATACAATTTCCATCAGAaagcaaaatgtaaaattataatttgtctGAAATTTCTGTAATGTATATAAGTTCAAATATAGTTTATGGATTCTTTTAGAATACGATTAGTATATTCTTCCCAATTTGCTCCCATACTTTATTTGTGCTTCTTCCCTATCTAACACCGTTTTAACCCTCATCTCTATTGTAAATAATTTTGTATGATCTATTGATTTTTATGCATGCTTGTGAAAGACAGAGGGTGATAGAGAGAGAAGtttacaggagaaaaaataatatgaaattttaaacaggaaaaatttTGTGATATCTAAATCACACATTAATTCATATTTGTactatttattgacttttaaaaaactatattatcATTATGACATTTAAGAAAAACTATGCATCAAGACATTTATGTGTTCTTCTGAATAATAGGAAAGCTGTCTGTatttagaaagaaacagaatCTAACATAGCCTTATTTCActatcaaatttttaaagaatgtgaaGAGCATATGTTTTCCTGTTCTTCTCTATCCCCACATTTACAAAAGTATTTGTTGTATATATTAGCAAAATCTTACCATTAGAACAGTGATGTTACTTGTAGGATAATATAAACATGGGGCTTCTCTTTCTAAacagtagttttatttatttatttatttatcatgtgaATGTCTCAATATAATCAAACTATAGCACTTGTCAACTCATAAATTATTTGCTCATCATTTGAATTTAACTTGGACCTAAGTGCATTGTGGTCTCTCATCTTTGTAAAATCTTTTCATCTAtatatgctaaagaaaaaaaaaaacagatttctcaTGATAGAACCTTCCTTCCAACTTCTGTAGGTCCAGTATGTAACATATAACATGTTTTTCAGTAACTGAACTGAGGCTGTCAGTATAGTAACAGATTCATCTTTGACTATTTTTGCTGTTGATGTTGGAGTTGCTCATGTATTTTCTGATTTATCATTCACTGAATGAGAAAGACTTAGTAATTGGGGAAAATGCTGAGAAATTAAACACTAGCAAATATagtgattttattatttcagGAATTGCTTCTATTCTagctgataaatatttttattggctaTTTTCAAGTGACATttatttcagagttattttttaaactccattaaaaactataatatatTATGAATGGGCATGATTTATTTTTGACACAAATATATCTAGAGCTAAATTCAGGGACATTGCAAGTAAAAGGAGAGACAAATTAGGAAACATCTTACAAtgtcattaaataaatttttaaaaaaacagtaatgTTAAAATTAACTATCAAGGTAAAACATGAACAAATTAGTGAACCATATTTTGGGgtgacagaaaacaaaataacttatcactgtttttattttaaaaatcaggggcATGTATCTCCGGAATTTTATTGACTGTTCCATTTATTGAAATAAGGAAATTATCAGGAAGAGTAAATAGCATGATTTTGGTAAAAATCCAGCATGACAACTTCAAATACAAGTGCATCCCATTTACTAGTCATCTgcaaactttcaaaaataaaataatgtagacatctttttttttctcaattctaTTTGACTCAGTCTTCTGTTGTGTGCTTCATTGCTGCCCTATaacaactataaaaattaagaaagaaattctCATGTACTTTGTAGTATAGCAAGGACCTATATGCAATTGTGTGTTTACCACAACAAcagtttggattttaaaaaatgtttatattaatttgtctttatgaaatttaaaatgacataatatcagaatgaatggaaaaaaattaacacaaaatgaaTGGAAGCAAAAGCAAGGAATTTTggcataataaaattttaacatggTAAATTCAGCCAACACATGGCTTaaaacatttgtccttttctTTATACAGCAAAATGTGTCCATTTGGGTCAAACTTTCCTAAAACTGTTTATCACATTGCACTGAGGAAATCATGAAACCAGTCTAAGAAACAAACATGAGTATATAATTGGATGGACTCTATCAATGCAATAAATTGCATATAGAACAAGTAAATAATCATAATTCAGAAGGCTGTCATCAGACATGGATATACACAAAATTCAGTTGAAGAATATAACAGAAGTCACCATGTTTGTATTGATGGGCTTTATAGATGATTTTAACTTGAAAgtcttcctatttttattatttcttggcATCTACCTTTTTACTTTGGTTGGAAATTTGGGATTGGTTGTGTTGGTCATTGAGGATTCCCGACTCCACAACCCCATGTACTACTTTCTGAGTGTCTTATCATTCTTGGATGCCTGCTATTCTACAGTTGTCACCCCAAATATGTTGGTCAATTTTCTCGCAGAAAATAAATCCATTTCCTTTCTGGGGTGTGCCACACAGATGCTTCTCTTTGTTACATTTGGAAGCACAGAATCCTTTCTCTTGGCTGCCATGGCTTAtgatcgctatgtggccatctaTAACCCACTTCTGTATTCAGTGAACATGTCACTCAGGGTCTATGTACCACTCATCATTGCTTCCTATGTTGGTGGCATTTCACATGCTACTATACACACGGTGGCCACTTTCCGCTTGTCCTTCTGTGGATCCAATGAAATCAGACATGTTTTCTGTGATATCTCTCCTCTCCTTGCTATTTCTTGTTCTGATACTCATACCAACCAGCTTCTCCTCTTCTACTTTGTGGGTTCTATTGAGATGGTCACTATCCTGATTGTCCTGGTCTCCTATGGCTTCATTCTGCTGGCCATTCTGAAGATGCATTCTGCCGAAGGGAGGAGGAAAGTGTTCTCTACCTGTGGCTCCCACCTGACTGGAGTGTCCATTTATCATGGGACCATCCTCTTCATGTATGTGAGACCAAGTTCCAGCTATGCCTTGGATCATGACATGATAGTGTCAGTATTTTACACCATTGTGATTCCCATGCTGAATCCCATTATATACAGCTTGAGAAACAAAGATGTAAAAGAGGCAGTGAAAAGACTATTTGGGAAATATTGTGTTGTAAAAAACCTATGTATGTAATACTcagtaaacctaaaattaatgctGGGATCATTTTTCTATGGTCAGAAACTAGTAACACAAATGTCCTATTTTAGTTAATAATGCAATAGATCCTAGaatatttctaattaaaaaaaaagtttatctgcTCTCCAATGCAGCATTTGTCAACTGTAAATTCAttttacagtttatttatttatatttaagggaatccaaattaaatatttttccataaatatatttttgtaatcaTTGTGTGTTTGATTTTCACTTACTacaaccttattttttttcctcagaatttGATATATCCTCACTTTTTTATACTAAATCATTAGCATTAATTGTGATAATACTTCCAATTCTGCAATCCCTGTGAAGGTCATcccaaatgttatttattttttctttcttgtacctTGGTATGCTAAGATACATCCAAGCTTTTTGACATGCATTCTGCCTTATTTGGCTTACATCAATTATTGTTattcctttattaaaatttttctccatCACAGATATTGCTCCATCACAGACATTGAATACAACTATTTTGCAACTActtttaatataatgaaaatagattttaatatttatttagtgtgtACTTatgaatgtggaaaaaaaaagaaaggtatgaCTTAGAAAATAATCTCCCACTATATTGGTAGAGatattatggaaagcagtatggacattcctcaaaaaaactaaaaacagaactaccatatgatccaacaatcctATTGTTGTAAAAACATCTGAAGGAGTTTGAGTCAGCATGCTGAAGACATGTCATTGctcccatgttcattgtagcattattTATAGTAATTAAGTATGGAAACTAAGTGTCCATTAGGGGATGAGCAGATGAAGGATATGTGACAAAAACACGCCAGAGAACAATATTTAatctttaagaaaacaaaattctgtcATTTAGGACAAGTTAGATTAATTTAGAGGACATTACACTTAATGAAATCAGTGAGGCACGGAAAAGCATAAACTCACAGTAGTAGATTCCTAGATTGTACAGTTTTGCAAGTTACTCACTGAAAAGTTTCCAATTCCATTAGATGTTTCCAAATAGAATGAATCAAGGTTTTAGGGTGAAGatttatcattatataaaatcatataacaatttatgttttatttaattttatctcaaATATTAGCATTATATTGTcctttttacatatttacatatttagtactttaaattgttttggaaattcaaattattgtatgtatgtatttatttatatagactataaatgcatgcatgtatgtgtttTATTCTGTCTCAAAAGTCtgtattaaaaatgcaaataattgttctgaagaaaaaaaaaataataataaaataattttcctttcaaGGTATTATGCTTGTTTTTTATGTTGTTAATTATGTACTTATTGATTATTGTACTTATTGAAAGTACCACTAGGTGACTAGTATCTAAAACAAATAAGTATTTCATGAAGATCAGTAatttaaagtattaataaaaataagctcTATTCGCAGTTAGGTGTAAGTACtaataatatgaaagaaaaataattagaaagaattTAAAGTTAAAGGTAATAGAAAACAAATCCCTGTAGAGTCCTATGTTTAAGTAAGTTAGTAGTCAATGAATTGTCAgtatataaatttacatttttaattatttgctcACAATATAGCACTAGTTAGTAGACAGATTTTATTGATTGTTTATtaaactacttttatttattttttttcatattgaccTATAGGAAACGTGTCAGTTTTGAGTACACATTATCCACTGCAAATAATATGCTATATAAATTGATCAACTCATAATGTATCTCAAGCAGCAGTTTTGATATGTAGACAAATTCTATCAATAGGAGAGATGGCCATTTGGGTTAGAAATGGtggtgaaaagagaagaaaatcacaaTTTTCTGGGAAAGGTAAAGTCAGGATTATCTAGAAGGAATAAGTATCAGAAGAATATATTTCCatagaaatttggaaaaaataaagggaaattacATAATGAATACTCAAATGAAGTGTCAAGGAAAAATTTTGGGAagccatatatatgtattttaaataaaaaaaaatagaatatacacAGTATTCTTtacttaaatactttttaatatctttaatactttaaaatgcattaaataaCTAAGtcctttaatgaattttaaataacaaaatgtatttagttaaaaaaaatattcagtgtatAGATAGAAACCCCCTCCAAGTgcacttgttttatttctttcaaagtgCTATGGGAAAAGTGATACAAACTTTATCCAAAGAgaggtagaaaaaatattttatgcagatGATATAAAAACAGattggaaagaaataattaaaagaactTTTATGATTGTGATGAGATCAATCTATTTTAAGTGTAATTAGAAGTAATTTGAATGTCAACACCAATACAATTCTTTCTATCAGTTCAACAACATACTTGGTCCAAAGATTTGAGGTCTGAAAAGGTGTTATCACTAGCCTTGATAATTAAGAGCCATGTATGGCATTAGACTTTCTTTCCAAATTGTACCtctctttaaaatatcaataattaaaaatttccaagtaGACATAGTAGAGTACAGAtaacaaattaattaaacatGTGAATTAATatgcctctttttatttttggttataaGTCTGAGATACCTATATAAgtgaatttctttcatcagttgtgttttttccaaaatttattgtttCACAATCTTGTACTAGAATTAAGTCATTGAAAAATGCATGTGTCCACAGCTGTGAGCCTAACATTTTATTCATTggcaatatttaatatatttactttgtgattattaatttatgtttgaaCATTATTTCATCACACTAAATCTAATGAGTATTATTACAGTTTTTACTTTGCTAACTCTTTATTTGTTTCAATTGGTGAATAAAGAAGCTTTATGAATTGTGAACTATGTTGATACACACCCCCATGAACACACCAGATCACCACAGTCCCATTTACTTTATTacagtggttttgttttgttgtgggtAAATAAGGtagtgaaaaaaaatgcaatgctaagcattttccaaaaaaaatatgtttcaaaagCATTGCTTCTTCATATGCTAAAGAGAAAATTAGTTTGGATATGGCTAAGTGAACATGCACAcatattgaaagaataaaaattaaaaagagaaaatgactgATTCTTGAAGATTTGCTTATGTAAGATCAAATGTAAAGCCACTTCTATGAATGAAACTGGAAGAGAAAGCAAAGAATTGAAATATTGTGGGCTTAATGATGAAACAAATttgcaaagaagaagaaaatttataccCTATGCCTAATAAATACTTATTGCAGAACTGAAATTCTGTGGCTATTCATTCATTGCATCTTTATATCTTCTCTCAGAAATAATAAGGGTCAGAGGCAAGATTCAATTCCAGGTCTCCCTCATCATAGTAAACACCCTTTTCATTGTTTTCCTATTATACCATCAATTCATTCTACACATGCCTCCTGTAaacttaaacaaaatatttcataacatATTTGGATGATATTTAAGccaataaaaataggaaaacaaatctAAAGTAACCAAAATGATTCTTAGCTTACATAGGTATgtgaaacaaaatacaaacagaCGGTTTGTTtgacaaattatatttaaaaatgttcattaaaacttggaaaagaaaatataacttgaaattttaaaactgaaagcatCCAATGGCAGCAGAATATTGTTGGGGTCAGCAATTTTGTTTCAGACACAGAATTAGCAAGGAAAACAAGTTAATAACAGGACCTGTAAGACATGGAAGCATGAACTTTCAAAACCCATagctaaaaagaaaagacaatttaCCAACTGAGAATCTCAACAAAATCATGTTGAAAAGAGAGAAGAACCAGCACAGGTGGCAATTTACAGGTGAATGACCACGCCCACTTGCTCCCAGACTCAatgcagccagcctcagcaatttaggaaggtcctaagaaactcagtgagaccctctctctaaataaaatacaaaagagggctgggaatgtggctcagtagttaagtgtccctgagttcaatcctcagtccaaaaaaaaaaaaatgattaacagTCAATTGATTTTGACAAAGTTCTAAGGAAAACGCATaaacaaaggatttttttaaGATATCAAAAAAATTTGACCATCCTAATGCCACCAAAAGAGAAACTGACTCATTGTTTACACTGTATATAAAATGTGTCTCAAACAaatcttaaaccttaaaataacatacatatgttttgcaaattttttttgaagaacttcTTATATATACAATAATAAGCTAGTCTGTGCATTAGTATATTTGAtccccaaaagaagaaaagatgctGTAGAATTCAAAAATTTGACTTTTATCTCTGTCAGACCTCCAATATTCTAAACGTTCATTGCACAGAATGTTATTGTCTGTAAACTGCCCACACTTTCATATCACTATATCCTATTTCTGTATTCATTGTTAATCTCCTCTATTAAAGTCTCAATAAACATAAATCTATTTCACCTGCCACTTAGAAGTATAGTTAAATAGGCAAATGTTACTTTAGAGTGTACATTCTCTCAGAGGGGATACTTCTGCATTATTTTCATTATGTGCATGGtgataaaattttcagaaattttgtagATTATATTCCTAGTAAAAGGAAACTGATTTTCACAGTATTTAATTAATCAATTCAAAGGCACTTAGATAATAAGTACCAGATTTAGACTGTATcttatatggttagatttatttttacctGGGGGATTTTTTTAAGCAAAGACCAAAATTCAATTATGTTATCATTTTTAACCTTATAATTCTTATTCTAGAAACATTCATTTGTTTACTAATAAAAAAAGTCACTGGGATCCATTCTGTCCCATTAAAGAACTAGTGTGTCCCTCACTGGGAACTCCCTGTGGACACGAAATGTTGAGGAGCTGGAATAAGAGTCCAGATGCATAGCCTTCATGgtatttcttaatgaaaaatcaGTCCATCCATGTACATAGGTAAGAGAAGGGATTTttcttaggaaatattttatgttatagtGAACACCAAAGTATATGCCTTAATACTTAAATGTAAGAGAGAATATTTCAGACTCTAAGGTATGCTGCCAGTTGAATCACACACTTTTCAGGTAATGCAGGGAGAAGGAAAATAGATTACATTGTAGTTAGCAATTTATTGTGCATACTGTTTTATCAATAGAGCTGTAATAGAAATGTGCTTTAATTTGCTTGATGAAAGATAACAGAATAGTTGCAGTAgtataaattattattactattgtttttaCTACACTTACAGTACTGAGGACTACTTAACTAAGGGTTTTGCACATAttggcaagtgccctaccactaatccccagccctaagaactacctttattgttaattattagatgaaaagaaaattaaatttaatccaGTCAATGTAAATGTTTCACTTTGGGTTCAAGTTTTCTTATGTCTTTTAATGTGggaattcaaatttttaatttattttgctaaGTTAGTAATTGATTTAGAAgcaattctagtttttttttttctaattgcagaGTCTAAatttaacatctttaaaaaattcaactaCAAAGCAATGCTATTTAGTATCAGTTCTAGTTGATACTCCAGAATTGACATGTCAAAAGGGGTTATAAAATGGTCGAGTAGAAATTGTCAGAGAAATCTGACATTCTGTTTATTTCTATTAACAAACAGTCTGAGAATGGTAAAATTGTATCTAGCTGGACCTCAGTTTTTTCATGCATAAAATGAGGCtgcctaatttatttttcaagtttttattcaGATTGAATAAGATAATACACACACAATTCCCACCCCCTTGTAGTAGCTTCAGAACTCTGAGGGGCTTCTATTTTAACTCCCCATGTATCTTATCTACGTGTTTATAGTATTGTTGTCAGGAATCTGTGAGAGTTgagaagttatttttatatgttttagttttttttttgattgagCACATTGTAGTTAGCAATTCAGTGTGTATACTTTTTGAAATTTAGTGTATATCTTAAATGACATACACTCATCATGAGAACAACCAATTCTAATATCCTTATATATAAGTTAATAAAAAATAGCTGTTCAAAGTgcatcttggaaaaaaaatagtcagATGTCATGTTTTCCTCTATTATTTCTATAGTTTCCACAGAGAAGTAGATAAATGTTACAAGAAGACATGATTTGGAATAAGTCATACTCACTTCATAAACCACCTTCTTGTTGTACATTCAGAATAAACACATTAAGATTTGTTAGGAAGTTATTGACAAAGTATTAGAAGAACTTAAGtgaacatattattattttattaacatgtCCACAGGCAGAGGGAGTGACAGGTACATTGCTAAATTTCTTATATAACTTAGGGTTTTTGTATTTAATCTTATGGAAAGTCAAATTCAGAATGTGTATACTCCAACATACTAGAATTGTAATGTAATTGACATTTCTCTTGTATATGACAGTCAACAGATATTTTGTAATGAATTATTTTAGCAGACTCTTAGTAATATGTTTCAACATTTAGTTGAATGCTTATTTCCTTATACTGTCAatctatttcaaaaattttacttTGTCCCTGATTCTCTGCACTAAACATTCCTGCATATATTTTACTAATTCTGttgcagaaaaagaagaaagtagggGAGAATAGAATCAGAATGGAAACATTTTAAACAGAAATGTGTCTTTCTGAGCCCACAAAAGTAACATTAGCAAGTATTTACACAATTTCTTGATGACTTTGCAAGCTATTTTATGAACGTAAGACttcaaacaaaattatatattaatatatttatgcatgtTCTTATGTCTAATATGCAAATTATCTGAATTTATATACCAGTTGTACTTTAATTTCATGAGGCATTTTAGTATatcattttctaagaaaaaaaattgttttgttttgtaatccCAAATTTAGGAAGTTACTTATTCtattattagaaaaacaaaaccttccacagagatttttaagaacatttctGATATAATAGAGAAATATGACTTCCTtctctttctaaaatttaatcttactgtttattttttatgtgggtCATCTTAATATGTCAAAAATTCAACAAGTTCTACAGTATGAATTATATGAATTATGAATTACATAAATTATGAATTATAAGTTTTGAATTCACCTGTACTTATTTATGGGAGAGTttatagaactttaaaaaaattttccatgttatattgttggtgcattatatttgcacataatgatgggatttgttgtaacatatttgtacatgcacataatataataatataatttggccaatatcactacCCACCATTTCCCCCCTCCTTATGTACCTCCCATTCTTTAGTCCCTTTCTTTTACTGATCTCCCTCTGATTTCTAGGAGATCCAtccccacttttattttccctttctacaaatgacagaaaacatagtacctttaactttctgagtttgaattttttcatttaacatgatagtCTTTAGTTCCATCTCTTctcctacaaatgccataatttcattttttctttatggttgaataaaactccattgtgtatatatactgcattttctttaaccattcttctgttgatgaaTCAATCTgctgtttccatagtttggctattgtgaattgtgctgctataaatatgggtgtgcatgtatccctatagtaggGTGACTTTGGGTCTATGTCATGCTAAAGTTCAAAAAGTCACTGTAT
It includes:
- the LOC114079496 gene encoding olfactory receptor 5T1-like, whose translation is MFIELKEDIMNELQRLSSDMDIHKIQLKNITEVTMFVLMGFIDDFNLKVFLFLLFLGIYLFTLVGNLGLVVLVIEDSRLHNPMYYFLSVLSFLDACYSTVVTPNMLVNFLAENKSISFLGCATQMLLFVTFGSTESFLLAAMAYDRYVAIYNPLLYSVNMSLRVYVPLIIASYVGGISHATIHTVATFRLSFCGSNEIRHVFCDISPLLAISCSDTHTNQLLLFYFVGSIEMVTILIVLVSYGFILLAILKMHSAEGRRKVFSTCGSHLTGVSIYHGTILFMYVRPSSSYALDHDMIVSVFYTIVIPMLNPIIYSLRNKDVKEAVKRLFGKYCVVKNLCM